Part of the Moorella sp. E308F genome, AGGTTCCAGTCTCCTCAGTTTCCGGTTCCCATTCATAACCACATTCTTCACAGCGGGCCTTTGCCCCTGCCAGGCGGTAAACCCCGCCTTCTACCCGGATAGCTTTGCCATTAATCAGGGCGTCGGCCACCTTACTCCGGGCTGCGCCGAGGATACGGAAAAAGGTAGGCCGTGAGACCCTCATCCTGGCCGCGCATTCCTCCTGCTCCAGGCCTTCTATATCCTTCAGGCGAATGGCTTCCAGTTCTTCCACTGCCAGGACAACTTCTTCCAGTTGGCGTAAAGGTACGGCTGCCGGTTTAAAATAAGTAATCCCTGGTATAAATTCTACCCGCCGGCACTTGGGTGGCCTCGGCATGATGGTCCCCCGCTTTCAAGCTTTACTTTACCTTATCATAACCTCAATGTGGACTTATGTCAACCATTAGGAAAGAATGTCCAATTACAACTCTACGTTATTTTTGCCGATGCGGGTAGACCTCATTCCCAACTATAACTAATTGACCATCACGATGCAAAACAACCGGCGCAATGACAGTCCTGTCCAGGGTTTCGGAGGCCGGCAGCAAAAACCCGCCCATCACGTTGGCGGCCGGGATTAAAAAGCGGTGGTCGCCGTCAATCACCCGCCGCAATAGGTGCGGCCCTACCAGGCCGATAAAGCCGATAATGCCCAGAAAAGAAACCACTTCGTCCACAATCACAACTACCGGAAAGGTTACTTTACCCCCCAGCCGCGGCTGTAATTTTCAGCGCAGGGGATGCAGGCATACCGCCCCTCCTTTACCCTGGCTCGGACTTCTGCCACCAGCTCCCCGCAATAAGCGCAGGTCACGGAGTTAAAAAGGCGGGCTTTCGCTGGCATGGCGAGCTTCACATGTTCTGTTTTAAATATTTCCTCCTCCGGCGCCTCCAGGATAAATTGCAAGCGCTGTTCCTGGTAACGGTCAAAGAGCTCCTTTTCCGCAGGTGTGGCCTGGCCGTTAAAAACCCTCTCCCGCAAGTTCCGGTAATTCTCGTCTTCCTGCCATGCTCCACTTTTTAAGGCTACCCGGACGGCAGCACCAGTCTTCCTATCACCAATAGTAAATACATGCTTGCCGTAGTCCCGGTAAAGGAGATTGCCTTTTCCCAGCGTGCAGCCAGTAAGCACCTGGATGGCATCCACCCCGCAGGCATCGGTTTCTACAATGGCCACCAGCTCTTCATCGCCTGCCCGGCCGGCAGCCAGTTCCCGCAGGGCTATTTTTGCCGCCCTGTAGCCAATGGCCAGGCCCGGGCAGCTATGCCCGTGAAAGGCCACGGCCCTTTCCCAATCGTTGGTAATTGGTTCCATGATTTAAATCTCTCCTTTTCTCCCATCTAGAAAATAAAAATAACCACTTCAGGCGCCCCTTCTGGGGCACATACCCTCCGTGGTTACATCTTACAACCTCCATGGTTGTTAAATATTTTATTCGCCATGCAAAGCTAAAATCCTGCCGCTTAATCCCCATCCCGCAGGCGGTTGACTTCTTTAAACAGGGACACTATTTGCGACATCCCGCTGAATTCCTCCAGGCTGTAGCGCGTTTTCCGCCGCCAGTTGGGGTAACGGTTTCCCGTACCCGGGACATTCTGGGGCTCTCTTTCCAACCATAGATCCTCAAGGTTGACGAGAAGAAGCTGCGCCCGGCTTGCGGCTAGATAGGCTAGGCAACCACGTAAAAGGCTGCCAGCCTCCGTCGTGGCTACTGACAAAAAACCTTGATGATACAGGAAAAGGGGGAGAGCCGCCTTTAGACGGCCGCCTTGTCCGCCAAAAAGAAGCAAAGGGCGGCATGTCGTGGGTACTCAGGCCGGCCAAACACCCGGCACGCACCGGTGCCAGGGCCCGGCTCGGCTTTCCGGTGTATTCGGTGGCCAGGATATACATGCGGTTGACCTTGTGCCGCTCCATGGCACGGCGGACGTAACCCGGCACCGTACCCAGGTCTTCACCGACAAGTAATGCTTTATGGCGCCGGGATTCTAAGGCCAAAATTGCGTAAAATTCCTCAGCGTGATAGCGAACGTAAACTCCTTCCGCGGCTGTAAGCCCTTTCGGTATCCAAAAAAGGTGGTGCAAACCCATGACGTGATCCAGGCGCAAAATACCTGCATGGCGCAGGTGATGGCGCAGGCAGGCTATATAATAGCGGTAGCCGTCTTCCCGTATTCCTTCCGGGTGCAGGGGAGGAAATCCCCAGTCCTGTCCCTCGCGAAAAAAAGCATCGGGCGGCGCCCCGCTGCTGGCCGCCAGGCAAAAATTCCGGCGGTAGCGCCAGACGTCGTATCCCTCGCGGTGGACTCCCAGGGGCAAATCGAGATACAAATTGCCTTTGGCCAGGGATTGAAACTGGCGATAGGCCTGCCATTGGACATACAAATGATACGCCGCGACTTCCCGATCATAATCGCCCTCTTTTAGAAAACCGTCCCGCATTCGTGCCGGCCACGCCGTCCAGCCGGCACGCCTTTTTTCCACGGCGGCCAGAAACCGGGCGTAATCTAGAACTTCCCTTTTGCCGGCCACCCAGGTGGCTAATTCCGCCTGTCCTTTTACGTTACTGTTATAAAATTCACGGGCACAGATTGCAAAGACTTTTCTCTTGAGAGCCATTACCCGTCGATAATCGACAAAAGATGTTTTCCGTAAAAAAGCCGCTTCGTCCTGGAATTCCTTCGAGTTTAAGAAATCCCGGGCCTCTCGGGATTTCTGCACTTCTTCCAGCTGAGAAACGTCCAAATAAAACTCATTCCAAAAAAGGCGGCTTACGGGCTGATAGGGACTGGGCTCCATGGGTTCATCCAGAAAAGCAGCCAGGAAGGGTAGAGTGGCGACAAAACTGCCGCCCAGCCGTTCCACCCAATTAGAAAAGGCCTCCAGGTCTCCGAAATCACCGGATCCCAGGCTGCGCTGCGAATGAAGGGCATATAGGGGCACAAAGCAGCCCCATATTTTTTCCCGGCCTTTCGGCAGGTTCCATGCCTGAAAAGGGGCGGAAATCAGCATTACCTCTTTATCGTCCCCGGCAAAACTTAAAGACAAGCGGTGATAGCCCCAGGGTAATTTTATAGGCAGCCGCAACAGCCGGGCTTCATAAACAGCTCCTTCCACCACGGCTGCCCGGGTTAGGGGGAGGGAAGAGGGTACATGCTATACCGCCACAACCCGCCTCCTTCTAAATGTAGTTTGCATTCCAGGCGGCTAGCAATCTTTGCCGCAGGCAGGCGGAGTTCTAAGCAGGGACTACTACCGGACCAAACCACGGTTACCGGCTCACAAAATTTACGCCAGCGCTCCTGACGTCGCTCCCGCACGGCCCTTAAGACGTCGGCCATATTAGCCACCGGCGCTCCCAGGGCCTGTAAAACCGCCAGCAACGTTTCCGGTTCAGCCGTCTGGAGGTTACCCTCACCATCGCGATAGGCGGGCTCTACGCCATATAGGCAGCAAGTTGGTACAAAAGATGCAATTCTTTTTCGCGTCTAACCATCAATTATTACCTGCCAGGCGATGTTATTAAATATAATTTTCCCCTTCCCAAGGTTATTCAATTTTTCTTTTTCCCTCCCGGCACTTCGCGCACAAGCCGTAAACTTCAAAACAATGTTCCGTCGGCAAGAACCCTTTGCGGTCCAATTCCTGTATTAATTCTTCCATGGGACAAAAGTCAACGGCAAAATAAGCGCCGCACATTTTACACACGGCGTGATGATGGTGTCCTTCCTCCCGCCGCAGTTCGTATAAATCGGCACCTGTCTGGGAAGAAACGCGGCATAAAAGCCCTTTTTCGAGCAATAAATCTATGTTGCGGTAAACGGTAGAAAAATTTGTTCCGGGAAGAATTTCAATGACCTTTTGGAACAGATCTTGAGCGCTTAAAAAAGAGCGGGTGTTTTTAAGGACCGCCAGGATGGCCTTTCGCTGGGGAGTTACCCTGAGGTCGTTTTGCCTTAACAGTTCTTCTACATCCACTTTTTTATTACTCCTTTCCCAACCATAACTGCCACCAGCAACCCCGCCGCAATAAGCACAATAGTCCCCCCGGGGGCCAGATCGAAAATAAACGAAGCGTACAGGCCGCAAGTCACCGAAATAAGGGCCGCCAGGATGGCTATAACGAAAGTTTCTTTGAAACTGCGGGCAACCTGCAGGCTCACCGCCGGCGGTATTACCATTAAGGCCGACACCAAAAGGGTCCCCACCACCCTTACCGCCAGGGCGACGGTCAGGGCAGTGAGCAAGGTAAAATAAATGCTCACGGCAGTGACCGGTATTCCCGCCAGGCGCGCCGCCTCTTCGTCAAAGGTAATGGCAAAAAGCTCGCGATGTAGAAGCGTTACGGACATAAGGATAAATATGCCGGCACCGGCAATGACCGCCACATCCCTTGGGGATACGGCCACCAGGCTGCCGAACAAATATGAAAAGAGATCGGCGTTAAAGACCTTTTTTAAGCTGATCATTATCACAGCCAGGGCCATGCCGCCGGACATGACTACCGCCAGGGCTACTTCGGCATAGCGAGGAAAGGCCCGGCGGATAAACTCGATGATTAAAGCGGCGCCGGCCGCCGCAAGTAGGGCGCCGTAAAAAGGATAAAAACCCAAGAGCATCCCTCCGGCGACGCCGGCCAGGCTGGCATGGGCCAGACTGTCACCCACCAGGGATAACCTTCTAAGTACAATAAAGACACCCAGGGTGGCGGCCAGAACGGCGGTAATCATACCGGCTATCAAGGCCCGCTGCATGAAATCAAAGCTAAAGATCCACATAATCATCACCTATACGGTAACCGAGAACGTCGGCGATGTGGTTCTGGTCCACTTCATTTATTTGCTCATGAATGTAGACGTGTCGATCGCGAACACAGCCAATTTTTTGGGCCCTAGTAAAAGCCGCCCCTATATCATGGGTTACGATAACTATCGTCATGCCCCTTTCCCGGTTTAGATGGGCGAGAAGGCGATAAAAATCTTCCCGTGCGGCGGCATCTATGCCGGTGGTAGGCTCGTCAAGGAACAGAGCCGCCGGCTTTTTGGCCAGGGCCCGCGCGAGAAAAACCTTCTGGCGCTGGCCGCCGGAAAGTTCGCCAATGAGGCGACCCGCCAAATCTCTAATACCCACCAATTCCATGGCTTCGTCTATATTATCTTTTCTGGCGCGTCTATCCAAAAACCCTTTCAAGCCCCCGTAATACCCGGAAGCCACTACCTCGGCCACTGTTGCGGGAAAAGAAGCATTGATATCGCCGGCATTCTGGGAAATGTAACCTATCAAGCCCCAATCCCGAAAGTTCCTAATGTCCCTGCCAAATAGCCTTACTTCCCCGACCTTCGGCCTAAGAAGACCCACCATTATTTTAAGCAGGGTGGACTTGGCGGCGCCGTTGCGCCCGATAAGGGCAAGAAAATCGCCGCAGTTCACCTTTAGATTGACCCCTTCAAGGACGGGGATGCCGTTATAAGCAAAGGTGACATCGTTCATGCGAACTACTTCTCCACATTCAAGGCAACGGTCCATAATGATTTTCCTTTCTACTCCAGGGCTTTTTTGAGGGCCGCCAGATTTTTTGCCATAATGGAAAAGTAGTCTTCGCTGGCCTCCATCTCTTCCTTAGTCAATCCGCCGATAGGATTTAAAACCAAAGTCCCCGCTCCCGCCTCCCGTGCCAGGGCTTCGGCCAGTTTAGGACTGGCCAGGGTTTCAAAAAAGATATATTTTACGCCTTTGCTGCGGCAAAGGGTTATGAGCTCCGCCATCTGCTGGGCCGACGGTTCCTGCTGGGGTGAAAGCCCGCTGATAGGAATCTGGTTGAGGCCGTAACGCCTGGCAAGATAACCGAAGGCGGCATGGGAGGTTACGATATCTCTTCTAGTAACGGCGTTCAGGGTATCCCGGTACTCACGGTCCAGCATGGCAAATTTTTTATCCAATTCATGGTAATTTTTTTCATAATAACTTTTATTATCGCCGTCTACCGTCGCCACTGCTTCAAATATCCTCCTGGCTATCTCCCGGGCAAGGAGTGGATCCAGCCATATGTGGGGGTCATTGTTTTCTATCAGACCTTGGCCCGCTTCCAAGGTCACGACTCCCTTCTCCTGCAGCTGGCCCTCAATTTTCTTTGCCCAGGCATCCATGGGTTCACCTAAAAAAATAAATAATTTCCCGCTGTAAATCGAAGCAATCTGCCGGGGCGAAGGCTCATAATCATGGGGTTCGACACCTGCAGGTTGTAGATTCTCTACCACGGCTCTATCCCCAACTATCTTTTTAGTGAAATCATAAAGGGGATAAAAGGTAGTATAAATTTTTAAAGGGCCGCTTTCCGCCGGCACTAGACCTTCCTTTTCCCGACAACCTGCAATAAAAAAAATGAGGGCGATAACCAGTAATTTTAAGACGATGCCCCGCGATTTGTAACCGACTTTCATTTAACCTCCCGGCCTCCTGCAATCGATTTGCATTTGCATTATAATTATATAACTTTTCTCTTAAAAAATGTCAATGAATTTTATTCGCGGCAGGCCGGGCAGTAACCGAAAAAGATTGTAGAGGTGCTTAGGACTTCAAACCCTTCCTCATTTGTATATTTCCCTAGAGGCTCTTGCATTCTCTGAAACTCGTAGGTACGACTGCACTTTAAGCAGACAAAGTGGCTGTGGGGGCTTCTATTCATCTCATATCTGGCCGAACCGTTAAGGGTCGGAGCCTTAACAATAATCCCCATCTGGGTAAATAAATCCAATGTCCGATAAACGGTCGCCCTTCCAACCGTCGGGCAGTACCGGCGCGCCGCATGGTAAATGGTTTCTGCCGTAGGGTGTTCCCGGGACAGTTCCATAAAGGCCTTTAGAACCGCCTGCCGCTGGGGGGTTAAACGCCGATCGCTTTCTTGAAATTTTTCCAGGTGTAAAGAGGTAATGACAGGCATTTCCTAACCCCCTTCCTTAAACTTTCTTTGATAATCGCGAATTGCTTCATGCAGGGCGCTGGCTCCCAGGTTGGAACAGTGTAGCTTAACTTCCGGCAGACCGCCAATTGCCGCCGCCACATCGGCGTCGGTAATTTTAAGGCCTTCTTCCAATGTCTTACCTCTGGCCATTTCCGTAAGAATGCTGCTG contains:
- a CDS encoding DUF134 domain-containing protein, coding for MPRPPKCRRVEFIPGITYFKPAAVPLRQLEEVVLAVEELEAIRLKDIEGLEQEECAARMRVSRPTFFRILGAARSKVADALINGKAIRVEGGVYRLAGAKARCEECGYEWEPETEETGTCPHCGSTDIAGPGRGRCRRHGWQERRRTSEPS
- a CDS encoding FmdE family protein gives rise to the protein MEPITNDWERAVAFHGHSCPGLAIGYRAAKIALRELAAGRAGDEELVAIVETDACGVDAIQVLTGCTLGKGNLLYRDYGKHVFTIGDRKTGAAVRVALKSGAWQEDENYRNLRERVFNGQATPAEKELFDRYQEQRLQFILEAPEEEIFKTEHVKLAMPAKARLFNSVTCAYCGELVAEVRARVKEGRYACIPCAENYSRGWGVK
- a CDS encoding 4-alpha-glucanotransferase, which produces MSVATTEAGSLLRGCLAYLAASRAQLLLVNLEDLWLEREPQNVPGTGNRYPNWRRKTRYSLEEFSGMSQIVSLFKEVNRLRDGD
- the malQ gene encoding 4-alpha-glucanotransferase codes for the protein MRLPIKLPWGYHRLSLSFAGDDKEVMLISAPFQAWNLPKGREKIWGCFVPLYALHSQRSLGSGDFGDLEAFSNWVERLGGSFVATLPFLAAFLDEPMEPSPYQPVSRLFWNEFYLDVSQLEEVQKSREARDFLNSKEFQDEAAFLRKTSFVDYRRVMALKRKVFAICAREFYNSNVKGQAELATWVAGKREVLDYARFLAAVEKRRAGWTAWPARMRDGFLKEGDYDREVAAYHLYVQWQAYRQFQSLAKGNLYLDLPLGVHREGYDVWRYRRNFCLAASSGAPPDAFFREGQDWGFPPLHPEGIREDGYRYYIACLRHHLRHAGILRLDHVMGLHHLFWIPKGLTAAEGVYVRYHAEEFYAILALESRRHKALLVGEDLGTVPGYVRRAMERHKVNRMYILATEYTGKPSRALAPVRAGCLAGLSTHDMPPFASFWRTRRPSKGGSPPFPVSSRFFVSSHDGGWQPFTWLPSLSSRKPGAASSRQP
- a CDS encoding Fur family transcriptional regulator; protein product: MDVEELLRQNDLRVTPQRKAILAVLKNTRSFLSAQDLFQKVIEILPGTNFSTVYRNIDLLLEKGLLCRVSSQTGADLYELRREEGHHHHAVCKMCGAYFAVDFCPMEELIQELDRKGFLPTEHCFEVYGLCAKCREGKRKIE
- a CDS encoding metal ABC transporter permease, which gives rise to MWIFSFDFMQRALIAGMITAVLAATLGVFIVLRRLSLVGDSLAHASLAGVAGGMLLGFYPFYGALLAAAGAALIIEFIRRAFPRYAEVALAVVMSGGMALAVIMISLKKVFNADLFSYLFGSLVAVSPRDVAVIAGAGIFILMSVTLLHRELFAITFDEEAARLAGIPVTAVSIYFTLLTALTVALAVRVVGTLLVSALMVIPPAVSLQVARSFKETFVIAILAALISVTCGLYASFIFDLAPGGTIVLIAAGLLVAVMVGKGVIKKWM
- a CDS encoding metal ABC transporter ATP-binding protein, coding for MNDVTFAYNGIPVLEGVNLKVNCGDFLALIGRNGAAKSTLLKIMVGLLRPKVGEVRLFGRDIRNFRDWGLIGYISQNAGDINASFPATVAEVVASGYYGGLKGFLDRRARKDNIDEAMELVGIRDLAGRLIGELSGGQRQKVFLARALAKKPAALFLDEPTTGIDAAAREDFYRLLAHLNRERGMTIVIVTHDIGAAFTRAQKIGCVRDRHVYIHEQINEVDQNHIADVLGYRIGDDYVDL
- a CDS encoding metal ABC transporter solute-binding protein, Zn/Mn family, translated to MKVGYKSRGIVLKLLVIALIFFIAGCREKEGLVPAESGPLKIYTTFYPLYDFTKKIVGDRAVVENLQPAGVEPHDYEPSPRQIASIYSGKLFIFLGEPMDAWAKKIEGQLQEKGVVTLEAGQGLIENNDPHIWLDPLLAREIARRIFEAVATVDGDNKSYYEKNYHELDKKFAMLDREYRDTLNAVTRRDIVTSHAAFGYLARRYGLNQIPISGLSPQQEPSAQQMAELITLCRSKGVKYIFFETLASPKLAEALAREAGAGTLVLNPIGGLTKEEMEASEDYFSIMAKNLAALKKALE
- a CDS encoding Fur family transcriptional regulator, with the protein product MPVITSLHLEKFQESDRRLTPQRQAVLKAFMELSREHPTAETIYHAARRYCPTVGRATVYRTLDLFTQMGIIVKAPTLNGSARYEMNRSPHSHFVCLKCSRTYEFQRMQEPLGKYTNEEGFEVLSTSTIFFGYCPACRE